The Vitis vinifera cultivar Pinot Noir 40024 chromosome 16, ASM3070453v1 DNA segment tttccaatttctaaaattctaactttcacaattatttatcaaatcgttattattttcgttattctattcatttatttattcacttgttcatttatttaaaatttcatctctaaataattctttaaatttccaatccctaagttcaatttccaatttccaaaattctaactttcgtaattatttatccaatcattattatttcgtcattattattatttcattcatttatttattcacttattcatttatttaaaataccgtctttaaataattcttcaaaattctaatttccaaatttagttctctgaaattcaaattttcctatctccgaacttaattttcagtttccaaTATAATAATTCTCGCATTTATTCAATTactcatttattattatcattattattattattatcatattattcatttatttctaaaaattccgacttcgaatgatttccaagatttccaatttttataattcaattttcatagtttttacttctcaaataattttcaattctgatttctttcaaaatttaattttcaaagtcccaatttttgtaatttaatttttttaaaatcccaaactctcaaataatttccaaaatttcaatttctttcaaatttaatttctaaaattctcattcttacatttaattcataaaaatccaattttcaaataatctctaaaactccaatatgcaaataatctctaagacttcaattttcaaatgaatttcaaaaatctagttttccctcgaacagttttaatttttgtttggtgatgcatgtgatatgttttgtaCTCTTATTGTACACTAaccccatttttatgatagcgcattgctcGTTCGTGGCCTAGGTATGCATCCACTCCCATTTTGGTCATTCTccatgcatgttttgattcccatgtgtacatgatcgatttgagtatccattgattttcctgTTGATTACCGtgtcaacttcattttattagtaaaaacccgactttagggacttagaaaagtgttatggtctttaccgtaccttcccgataagtaatctgacccccgagccaaataaaaatcgagttcgccatcgagtagaaaacgcatgagctgaaatgcggggtccagaataagatattaaaatttaCTTGTAAATACTAAATACTTTTTGGTTATGAGGAGTTTTCTTATTGTAAAGTGACTAGAATTGAATAATTAAGAGTtcatttgatcatattttttttaaacttatttttgaaaattattttttattttttaacttaaaaattgtcttgaaaaacaagtttaaaaaatatggcTAAATGGACCtgtatttttcttttgcttttaaaattgatgaaaataatttctattttctttctaaaaatttttttttatttcattttgtttttaaaaattatttttagtgttataaaattttaaaagtagttttctaattttaaaaacaaaaaactgtttttaaatcacagtctaaaattttcaaatcaccaaatcaaactattttttagcatttttaaatcaaaacaaCCTGagtatttaaatatattctatccacaagttggtgttgttaaattaaattaattcaaaagttAATTTTGTGTGAATATCACATGAAGTTTATTATGTTAagattttaaattcattattttgtcaaaattttaaataatcgATTCAAAAGTTAATTAAGCCCATCATTGCTATacgatatataatttttttttagatatttgatgcTATAttacaatgttttaaaaaataatgtaagttttttttagatatttgatgtcatatgagaatttttttttttcaaaaataatttttaaaatacaattcttgaaaataatattgaaaattatttttaggaataaaattatATTGAGATAATTATCTAGGTATattcttcataaaaatattacaaatttatttaggaATAAGATTATTGAGATAATTATCTtggcatattttttttataaaagtattatGCATTTATGCACAatgaaaatttctcaaaatattatctatattttaaattattttttaaatactttataCATATGCTTCAAATCTATTCTAAAAATAATCCAATCCTAGAATACATTCTTAAaaaggtgaaaattttgaattgtatATCAAATTGACCGACccattaactaaataaaatatttttttttattaaccaaacaatttttttttttctctttaaattagTTGGAAACTACATTTTGAAAAGGGAAAATTGGGTTTGactgtctaattttaaaaaatataaaaaaaaagaaccctaattttacaaatcaaatttatcttcatctatttaaaaatattttaaaatacataaattttttataaatcaaataattatttcctaaattgACTTTTTAGTTATCATTAATAATactaattgataattttttttaccatgATAACttatttgaaatcaataaaataagaaatcttaaaaatttaaaatataattaaaattaaaaaacctttaaagctaaaaatataaaaataaaatattaacttttacttttgttaaatcaaattaataaatatatatatatttgataaggAATTGGAAATACAATGAGAATCAAtaactttatttaatattataaaatgaaaGGGTATTTCAGGAAATACCTATCTaatttgtaaagaaaaatatattttaaagtatttttaaataaataaaaataaaattaatttagaaaagatgagatttttatttatttatttatttattattttttaaaattagccAAAACCACTTTTTCACATTTGtactaaaatcatattttgaagATGCGTTTCTAAAACTTGTACCGTTTCAAGATCAACTTCAAATAATtccttttagaaaaataaaaacacgtGGACATTAAATGGGCTCATTTATGTTATCTGGAGCTGCCACGTGGGAACAATTCTAGACAAAAGAACACTACCGCACCTGATCCTCTCTCCCTCACATTTCCTCCGTCGCCACCACGCCATTGCCGCCGCCACTCCCCCCATCCGGTCAGTCTCTTTCGATATTCTCTCCGCTTTCTCTCTCAATTCAAATGATATCTATGCCTTCGGTTTTTAGGTAAAACACCTGACTTCATGCTTGTTTCGTtgatttttgctttgttttaaAGCTTGATTTGCCCAATTTACACAATTCATACTGTAAATTCCCCATTCTTTAGCTTCAATTCCACAGTTTTTATGCTGGTAATGGATTTAGCCTTGACCTTTTGTAGCTTATGGTGATGTGTGAGTGGGATATGAATAAAACCCATCTAAGATCAACATGCATTATCAGAAAAAATCAATTGGAATTTGTTGTAATTGAAGGGCCAAACTGGCTCTCTATCCCATTTTCTGAGAAAAGGAATACACTGAAGTAGCTTGAGGAGGGTGTAATTTACAGTAATTTTCCATTTCTTGCCCTCATTTTTTCAGGAACAGAAATGGAAGTTTAGGTCAAAATTGGTCCTATATCATCAGCTAAGGCAATAGCTTCCATTTTCTTGAATGCCCCAATTATGGTTGATGGATTTCTACCCATGTTAATGCACTTGCTACCGTTTACaacttgttttatttcttgtttggGCTTCTAGTACTGTGATCTCAACCTTGTCTTCACTATTTGCAGAAAAAACGATTCATCTAAAGTgaacttatttttccttttcttgcttCTCAAAGGCTTTAGGTTGATAGGCTGTTTATTAACTTGTTTCTCAGGTGGTTAAACCACCGGAGTTTAAACTTCATTATGGAATGGAATTTACATCCGCATTAATGTCTGGCATCAACTGATTTCCTTTGTAGCAGAAGGATCACACTGCTCTATAAAAGTTATAACAATGCAGGTGGACATTTATACTAATTATATGCTTTACATGTATCCATAACACTGTACTCGTGTTTCATTTCCAATTGAGCAAAAATGTAGAGGAATTCACATGCCAAAGCGAAAGTTCACATATAAATGTTAAGAGAGGAATTGATGCATATGTTGGTTGCGCATGATACCGTTTTCCAAGCATGCCTAGATTATTCAAAATTGTATAGAGTGAGAAAGAAGTAAAGGATTATTACAAAGTATTGAAAATCAAGCAACTCCCAGGTTGGAGATgttgtttctttatttatttaaacacaTTTCTGCCATGTGCATTGCCTGCTCATTTAACTCTTCATTCTTCCTGTTAAGAAATTCTCCTCTTGTAGTCTTATGTAGGGGATTCTTCCAGGAAAGGCCCTCTGATCAACGACGAAGGTATTGGAACCTTCAATGGCACATTCTTTGAGTTTGCCCTCTACTTGTCTCCTCAAATTTGGTTTAGCTACTGGAACCAGGGTTTCACATGGGAAATGTAGCATGTTGGCTTCAAGATCCTCACCCAGGTTTTTTAGTGTCCAAGCTGTGCAAGAGAATGAAGGTCCTCGAAGGCTAGTTGACATTATCCGAATTGTGCCACAGCTCTCAAGAAACTACTTTCAAAGTCCTTCTCGAAGGGCACTTTTTGGGGGAATCTCCTTGTTAGGTGGCTTTTATGTGGCACAGACAATTTCTCTGTCCTTTGGAGCTTTAGGAGTGAACGATGTAATTGCTGCAGTATTATGTGTTCTCATCACAGAGTATGTGACTCGGTTTTATTACAGCCGTCCAAAGGTTACTTTTCCCCTTGCTCTTCTCAATAATTTCAAGATGGGTTTCACGTATGGCCTCTTTATTGATGCTTTTAAGCTTGCTAGTTAAGCCCTAGGAGCCATTTGAGCTGCTTGCCTTCTTGAGCAACATGCTATCTTTCAACATTAGCTGTTCtaattctcttattttattttagaagatAGTCTTCCCATTTGAATCCTTCCATTGTCTTCCTGTTTGATCCATCTTCTTCTGCTCTTTTTCTGATTTACATCCTAagctccttttttctttttctcttttttggttGCTTCACTTGTAAAATTTTTGCAAtatatatgaaatcaaattcttccaaaGCAATTCATCTCTTCTCCTGCCACAGAATTTTTTCTTCCttagaaaatattttggttAATGATTCCTATTAGGTACCCCATATCTGTATAGTACTGTTTGcagtgaaaacaaaaaaaattgttgacaTAAAGAGATGTTTCTCCTTTTGTCATTTACAGTCTGTATGGCTTGTTAGCTTTCAGTGGTTTGTTTCACATCAGAAGATCTGCTTCTGTAGCATTTGGAATTGCTATTGACTACAATATTTTACAATTTGTGTAATGTGGTAAGATCATTTTGGAGTAGATGGTATTTCTGAATTTAGCATGCTCTATTTATTAGGATGGCTTTGGCCCATTTTGGGAATGGAATTATGGAACTCAGGGATTAGTACTTATCTCAACTAGTATGATATATAATTAAGGAAGATGAGGCACATGTGAGTTCTAACTTGCTCTCTCCTTTGTTTTGCTCAATGCACACAACAATGGTTGGTCGCAATTGGAACTCCGGAATAGAGAATGGAAAGGGAAATCAATTCCATTTCATTCATTAATGTATTTAGATCACTGGAATAGAAGATGGGAATGAGAAATCAATTCTATTTCCATTCATTAGCatgtttggattattttttagaatgagcatgagaataaaaaattcattaatatgaaatcaaatccGACTCTCTCTaggattttgatttctttcttctacATCATATTGTAATTCACCTCGATTCTCATCCTATTTTCATTCCTACTCTCCCGTACCTGATAGAATTTTAAGAAAGAAGATTCTGGAGAGAAGATAGTGGAAAAGGTTATTTTGGAAGACTGTCCAGAAAGTGTCTCCTCTTTTGTAGAGAAGTAGACTCTCTGTTTTCTCTATATATTTCTACAACTTAAGTATTGTTACAATCTGTTAAGCATGAGCCATCAAGACTAATCCAAAGCTAATTCTTAACTGATCCTAAGTAATCTTCTCTAACATCCCCCCTCAAACTCAAGGTAGAAAGATTTTCTATCCTGAGTTTGTGTCTGAATTCAATAAATTGAGTCGAGGAAATTGTCTTTTTGAATACATCTGCAAGTTGATCAACTGAGGGGACATGGCGAACCTCTACCTCCTTCCGAATGACCTTTTCACGGACAAAATAGAGATCAAGCTCTATGTGCCTTGTTCCTGCATGAAGAACAGGATTAGCAGACAACAAAACCGTGTTAAGGTTATCACACCAAACCAGAGGAGGCTTAGCTAAGGGAAGTTGCAACTCACTCAACAATGACCTTAACCATGTGATTTCAGCTACCAAACCTGCAAGACTTCGATATTCAGTTTCAGTACTAGACCTTGAAACAGTATGTTGTTTATTGGATTGCCAAGATATCAAATTTGCTCCCAAAAAAGCACAATGGCCTGAGGTCGAGCGTCTATCATCCAAATCAgatgcccaatcagcatcacaaaaTCCAACTAAATCAAGGCTGGATGATTTCTTCAAATGCAAACCATGCTGCAAAGTGCCCTGTAAATATCTCAAGATTCGTTTCACAGCCTTCCAATGCTCCTATGTAGGATTCTACATAAATTGACATACTTTGTTCACACTGAAAAAGAGCTCCGGCCTCGTGATGGTCACATATTGAAGAGCTCCTACTGTACTCCGATAACCATGTAAATCCTCCACAGGATCACCATCTCCAACTCTTAATTTTAGACCAGTGGGCAGGGAAGTTCTTACAAGTTTGCAATGCACCATTTTTGTCTTTTGGAGCAAGTCTCGAATATATTTAGTCTGGGATAAATGTACTCCATTATTGGTATGAGAAACTTGTATTCCTAGGAAATAATGCACTTCCCCAAGGTCTTTCAAGGAAAATTATGAGCTCAATTGAGCTATTAGGGAAGTAATTGCAACTGTGTCACTACTAGTGACcaaaatgtcatcaacatagaccAAGTCATATGTAATATGACTAGGAGTGAACCTTAAGAATAGTGACTGGTCAGACTTGGCGGATACAAACCCAAAACTCAACAATGCTCGATGGAATTTCTCAAACTAGGCTCGTGGggcttgtttcaagccatacAAGGCCTTATGAAGTTTACAAACCAAATTAGGATTTTGCTCATCAATAAACCCTTGTGGTTGTTGCATGAACACTTCTTCTTGCAAATCTCCATTGAGGAACACATTATTTACATCCAGTTTCTTGATTGCCCAATTCATTGAGAGAGCAATGGTGAAGACAACTCTTATTGTAGAAGGCTTAACGACTAGACTTTAGTGAAATCAAAGCTGGCTTGTTGGTGAAAGCCTTTGGTGACCAATCGTGCTTTATACTTTTGAACAGTGCCAATCggattttctttagttttgtaaacccatttgcaacctATAGCCTATCTACCAGCGGGTAAAGGAACTAGTGACCAGGTGTTGTTCCTTTGTAATGCATCATACTCAACCACCATAGCCTTTTTCCACTCATCTTGTTGAAGGGCAGTTGCAACACTTGAAGGTTCTCTTActgcaacaataaaaaatttgggtTTAAAAATTCCACTTTGTTCTAGTAATCATTGGATGAGTATTATCAACATCCTTGGCAATCTCCTAGTCACACTTGCAACAGAAAAGACAACATGTTGTACAGGAGTAGCAACTGGATTAGAAACAACTTGCTGAggagaaacaacaaaactagGAACTTGTGTGCAGGTGCTGGAGTAGTATCAACACTATTAGGTGCATGTGGGTGAGTGGAAACAACATTATCCATTTCACTTATTGGCCTAGCTGAAGAAATGGGAGAAGTAGGAGTTGGCAGCattgttggagacaatattggagGAGAGGCTGAAGGAGACAAATGAGAAGTAAAAGGGGAAACAGTAGAAGGTAAACAAGATGAAGCTTGAATAGTTTTAGAATAAGGGAATGAGGTTTCATTAAAAATGACATCACGGCTAATATAGACTCGACCATTAGAAGACATACATTTGTAACCCTTGTGTTTTAGACTATAGCCAAGAAAAGTGCATTCTTCACTCCTGTATTGAAGTTTATGGGTGTTATAAGGACGTAAGTTGGGAAAACAGGAGCAACCAAAAACTTTGAGGAAAGAATAGTCAGGTATGGACTTGAACAAGACTTCAATGGGACATTTGTGATGAAGTACTACAGTGGGAAGCCTATTTGATAGGTAAACAACAATCCTAAATGATTCATCCCAAAATTTAAGAGGAAGAGAAGTTGTATGAAGAAGGGTTAAACCATGTTCAACTATGGTCCTATGCTTCTGTTCAACAACACCATTTTGTTGTTGAGTGCGTGGACAAGAAACACGATGTACAATGCCATTTTCAGCAAGATAAGATTGAAAAGCACGAAATTCACCTCCCCAATTTGTTTGCAAGGACTTGATTTTTGAGTCAAATTGCAATTCCACCTGAGTTTTGAAGTTAACAAAGGTTTTGATAGCTTCAGATTTATTTCTGAGTAAAAATATCCAAGAAAATCGTGAAAAGACATCCACAAAGTGAATATAATACCTATATCCACTATTAGATAATACCGGGGCTGGACCCTATAAATCTGAATGAATTAACTTAAGGGGTTTGGTATAAGCTGTATGAGACAAAGTAAAAGGAAACCTATGTATTTTACCCAAGCAACAAGAAGAACAGAAGTTGGAgtccattttatttatatgggCAACATTACATTTGGACAGAACATTTTTAATTGTTGCAACCGAATGATGACCTAATCTTCTATGCCACAAATCAAAGGTAGATGACAAAGAAGCTGTACAAACTTTAGAAGAAAAGGAACTAGCAACAACAAAAGAAGACTTCAATAAGCTTTGAGTTGGTCTAAGAGCAAGATGTGAGGAGTCAAAAGCATACAATCCATCTCTAACCTTCCCAACCATTAGAACAACTTGGGTTACCTGATCCTTAACAAAACAAGAATCagaatgaaattcaaaaaatactttattatcCTTTGCAAATTTGGAAACTGACAAGAGATTTTTGGTAATTGAAGGTACATAAAGTAAGTGATTAAGTAAAAGAGGTTTagatgaaaaatgagataagaATTCAAATTGACCAATATGCTTAATGGACAAACCTATTCCATTCCCAACATGAACCTGATTTTGCCTAGCAAACTCAGCACTTTTCATCATATTTGCAGGATTAGGTGTCACATGATTTGAAGCTCCAGAGTTCGGATACCAATTGTCATCACCAAAGACTTCAGAAGTTGGGATAACACCATTTACTTGGGGTGAAAAACTGTAATAAGCCCGAGGAGAAGGTTCCTGCCTGACAGATTCTATGGTACCTGGAAAGTATGGTCAAACCTGTAATAGCATTGTGCTACTACATGACCTATTTTACCACACAGTTGGCATACTGGTTTCTCATTCTGATTATCAGAGTTCCAAGGAGGTCTTGCTTGAAAACCACATCTATTTCCTCTACCACGAAAACCACCTCTATTACTTCTTCCATTGTCATTCCAATTGAATCCACGACCACCATTGAAGCCACCTCTACGACCAAAGTCTCCACCTCGTCCAAAACCACCATTGTAACCTGAATGACTACCTTGAGAGTTAGCAGCATAATAATTCTGCTTAAAACGATTCCCTTTTTCTACAAAGTTAGGGCTTGCAACATGAGCAGAAGGAGAGGAGTCAAGAGAACTGTTGTTCTTCTCAACTCTGGATTCATGAGCCATCAAGAGAACTTCAATTTCTTCAACTGAAAAATCATCATTCCTCAAAGTGATTGAGGTAACGAAAGACTCATAATCACTAGGTAAACCATCAAGAATTGATTCAACATGATCTTTGGTTGACAAAGAAACACCAATAGATGCAAGTGAATCAACACAAACCCTGATCTTTGCAAGGTATTCATCAATTGTTGAACCTCCCTTCTTGGTATGCTGAAATTGAGTCTTGAACTGTTTCACCTTGGCTCGAGTCTGAGACGCAAAATATTGCTCTAATCGTCCCCAAAAAAGAAATGATGTATCACAGCCAACTAACCGAGGAAGAATTGACTCAAAAACAGATGAGAGAAGCCAAAGAGAGCAATAGTTGATCTTGTTGTTCCCACTCGAGGAATTCCTTAGTTGCTTTTCCAGATCTCGCATCTTCTCCGATGAGAAATTGAACTGGTACTTCATCATCACTGAACACAAATTTCTGTAGCCCATAGCCTCGAATTGCAGAGACGATTTGTTGTTTCTAGATCAAGAAATTCTTGTTGTCAAGCTTCACGGACAGTGAGTGATTGAAGTTAATTGGAACAAAACGACTGGAAGACAAAGGATTAAG contains these protein-coding regions:
- the LOC109124186 gene encoding uncharacterized mitochondrial protein AtMg00810, which gives rise to MVHCKLVRTSLPTGLKLRVGDGDPVEDLHGYRSTVGALQYVTITRPELFFSVNKGTLQHGLHLKKSSSLDLVGFCDADWASDLDDRRSTSGHCAFLGANLISWQSNKQHTVSRSSTETEYRSLAGTRHIELDLYFVREKVIRKEVEVRHVPSVDQLADSIAIPNATEADLLM